A window of Raineyella sp. W15-4 contains these coding sequences:
- the folB gene encoding dihydroneopterin aldolase: MALFPPGLDRITVTGIRAIGHHGVFPEEKRAGQPFVVDVTLGLDLSVAGLSDDLTATVDYGTVARQIRDDIVGEPLDLIEALAERIARTCLGHPAVRAVEVTVHKPEAPITVPFGDTSVTITRAR; encoded by the coding sequence ATGGCCCTGTTCCCGCCCGGGCTGGACCGGATCACCGTGACCGGGATCCGGGCGATCGGCCACCACGGGGTGTTCCCCGAGGAGAAGCGCGCCGGGCAGCCTTTCGTGGTCGATGTAACGTTAGGGCTGGATCTGTCGGTGGCTGGACTCTCCGACGATCTGACCGCCACCGTGGACTACGGGACGGTGGCCCGGCAGATCCGGGACGACATCGTCGGCGAGCCGCTGGACCTGATCGAGGCGCTCGCCGAGCGGATCGCCCGGACGTGCCTGGGCCATCCGGCCGTACGTGCGGTGGAGGTGACCGTCCACAAGCCGGAGGCGCCGATCACGGTGCCCTTCGGGGACACGAGCGTGACGATCACCCGGGCCCGCTGA
- the folP gene encoding dihydropteroate synthase, producing the protein MSRIPSAPRTQVMGIVNVTPDSFSDGGEHFGTDAAVRHGLRLLAEGADMLDVGGESTRPGIARTPEAEELRRVVPVVEQLAARGATVSVDTMRASVARATAAVGARIINDVSGGLADPEMYAAVAESGCAYVLMHWRGHSTEMDRRTTYDDVVGQVRDEVAARLARAVDAGIAVDDIIVDPGIGFAKTREQDWELLRHVDRLSALGRPVLIGVSRKRLLGQVVTGTGAEHSPKDRDFATAAVTGWMAERGIWAVRTHEVRAQRDAIAVVRALRGEGPRNAVTDRVVGTFLDSGEELR; encoded by the coding sequence GTGTCCAGGATCCCGTCCGCCCCGCGGACCCAGGTGATGGGGATCGTCAATGTCACCCCCGACTCGTTCTCCGACGGGGGGGAGCACTTCGGCACCGACGCGGCGGTGCGGCACGGGCTGCGGCTGCTCGCCGAGGGCGCCGACATGCTCGACGTCGGCGGTGAGTCGACCCGGCCCGGTATCGCCCGCACCCCCGAGGCCGAGGAACTGCGGCGGGTGGTCCCGGTGGTCGAGCAGCTCGCCGCCCGCGGGGCGACCGTCTCGGTCGACACCATGCGGGCCTCGGTGGCCCGGGCCACCGCCGCGGTCGGCGCCCGGATCATCAACGACGTCTCCGGCGGGCTGGCCGATCCGGAGATGTACGCCGCCGTGGCGGAGTCCGGCTGCGCATACGTGCTGATGCACTGGCGCGGCCACTCAACCGAGATGGACCGCCGCACCACGTACGACGACGTAGTCGGTCAGGTCCGCGACGAGGTCGCCGCGCGGCTGGCCCGGGCCGTCGATGCCGGCATCGCCGTCGACGACATCATCGTCGACCCCGGCATCGGCTTCGCCAAGACCCGGGAGCAGGACTGGGAACTGCTGCGCCACGTCGACCGGCTCAGCGCGCTGGGCCGTCCGGTGCTGATCGGGGTGTCCCGCAAGCGGCTGTTGGGCCAGGTGGTCACCGGCACAGGTGCGGAGCACTCGCCCAAGGACCGTGACTTCGCCACCGCGGCCGTCACCGGCTGGATGGCCGAGCGGGGCATCTGGGCGGTCCGCACCCACGAGGTCCGGGCCCAGCGGGACGCGATCGCCGTCGTCCGCGCGCTGCGCGGCGAGGGCCCCCGCAACGCGGTCACCGACCGGGTGGTCGGCACCTTCCTGGACAGCGGCGAGGAACTGCGCTGA
- the folE gene encoding GTP cyclohydrolase I FolE: MADRDSTANPEDWGSAHRDFDHERIVAAVREILIGIGEDPDREGLLDTPERVARMYGEVFAGMRGSGADVLSTTFDINHGELVLVKDIEVWSMCEHHLVPFTGVAHVGYIPGSDGQVTGLSKLARLVDVYARRPQIQERLTTQVAEALVKHLHPRGVIVVIDCEHLCMTMRGVHKPGARTVTSAVRGILRNPATRAEAMGLIMGR; this comes from the coding sequence GTGGCTGACCGCGACAGCACCGCCAACCCGGAGGACTGGGGCAGCGCCCACCGAGACTTCGACCACGAACGGATCGTCGCCGCCGTCCGGGAGATCCTGATCGGCATCGGCGAGGACCCCGACCGCGAGGGTCTGCTCGACACCCCGGAGCGGGTGGCCCGGATGTACGGCGAGGTGTTCGCCGGGATGCGCGGGTCGGGGGCCGACGTGCTGTCGACGACGTTCGACATCAACCACGGTGAACTCGTCCTGGTGAAGGACATCGAGGTCTGGTCGATGTGCGAGCACCACCTGGTGCCGTTCACCGGTGTCGCCCACGTCGGCTACATCCCCGGGTCGGACGGCCAGGTCACCGGGCTGTCCAAACTCGCTCGGCTGGTCGACGTGTACGCCCGCCGTCCGCAGATCCAGGAGCGGCTGACCACCCAGGTCGCCGAGGCGCTGGTCAAGCACCTGCATCCGCGTGGCGTCATCGTGGTCATCGACTGCGAGCACCTGTGCATGACGATGCGCGGGGTGCACAAGCCCGGCGCCCGTACGGTGACCTCCGCCGTCCGCGGGATCCTCCGCAACCCGGCGACCCGTGCCGAGGCCATGGGCCTCATCATGGGCCGCTGA
- the ftsH gene encoding ATP-dependent zinc metalloprotease FtsH has translation MRQETTVQRIFRGPLIWVIIVLVALVLMSQFAGQSTGYQQVPTSKVVQVLDGNDKIDTVEMQTGEQRVLITMADSKQTKYSAYWAGNQDDEMITRLNERVTQGTLTSWNATSPKPSFWSGLLSTLIPFLLLGGLFFFMLNAMQGGGSQVMKFGKSRAKVANKDTPKTTFADVAGCEEAIEELQEIKEFLAEPAKFQRVGAKIPKGVLLYGPPGTGKTLLARAVAGEAGVPFFSISGSDFVEMFVGVGASRVRDLFEQAKENRPAIIFIDEIDAVGRHRGAGMGGGHDEREQTLNQLLVEMDGFDVHGEVILIAATNRPDVLDPALLRPGRFDRQIPVEAPDMKGREKILQVHAAGKPMAPDVNLATVAQRTPGFTGADLANVLNEAALLTARNNAPMVTNAALDEAIDRVIAGPQKRTRLMNEHERLVTAYHEGGHALVAAAMPGTDPVQKVTILPRGRALGYTMVMPDADKYSQTRGQLLDQLAYMLGGRAAEELVFHDPSTGASNDIDKATKTARAMVTEYGMSERIGAVKLGTGDAEPFLGRDFGSQRDYSEHVAGIVDDEVATLVSSAHQEAFDCLEENRAVLDELVRQLFEKETLGREEVEKIFEPLKRHPERGAWTGSDTRRPSTIPPITPPQKPLPPAPTPAPLPVGGGAPVPVTTAPVDPSWPAPQPPTGWVSPPQQPPVGPWQPPAPGAQPGPWSGSPTPWHGTDGGHEGSGQGHEGSGQQRPTGPDEPRDGSRG, from the coding sequence CTGAGGCAGGAAACAACTGTGCAGCGAATCTTCCGGGGTCCACTGATCTGGGTCATCATCGTGCTCGTCGCGCTGGTACTGATGAGCCAGTTCGCGGGACAGTCGACCGGCTACCAACAGGTGCCGACGTCCAAGGTCGTCCAGGTCCTGGACGGCAACGACAAGATCGACACGGTCGAGATGCAGACCGGTGAGCAACGCGTGCTGATCACCATGGCCGATTCCAAGCAGACCAAGTACAGCGCGTACTGGGCCGGCAACCAGGACGACGAGATGATCACCCGGCTCAACGAGCGGGTGACCCAGGGCACCCTGACGTCGTGGAACGCCACCAGCCCCAAACCCAGCTTCTGGTCCGGGCTGTTGAGCACGCTGATCCCGTTCCTGCTGCTCGGCGGTCTGTTCTTCTTCATGCTCAACGCCATGCAGGGCGGCGGGTCCCAGGTGATGAAGTTCGGCAAGTCCCGGGCGAAGGTCGCCAACAAGGACACCCCGAAGACCACCTTCGCCGACGTCGCCGGCTGCGAGGAGGCGATCGAGGAGCTGCAGGAGATCAAGGAGTTCCTCGCCGAGCCGGCCAAGTTCCAGCGGGTCGGGGCGAAGATCCCCAAGGGTGTGCTGCTCTACGGTCCGCCCGGCACCGGCAAGACGCTGCTGGCCCGCGCGGTGGCCGGTGAGGCCGGGGTGCCGTTCTTCTCGATCTCCGGCTCGGACTTCGTCGAGATGTTCGTCGGTGTCGGCGCCTCGCGGGTCCGGGACCTGTTCGAACAGGCCAAGGAGAACCGTCCGGCGATCATCTTCATCGACGAGATCGACGCCGTCGGCCGGCACCGCGGGGCCGGCATGGGCGGTGGTCACGACGAGCGGGAACAGACCCTCAACCAGCTGCTGGTCGAGATGGACGGCTTCGACGTGCACGGCGAGGTGATCCTGATCGCCGCCACCAACCGCCCCGACGTCCTCGACCCGGCGCTGCTGCGCCCCGGCCGGTTCGACCGGCAGATCCCGGTGGAGGCCCCGGACATGAAGGGCCGGGAGAAGATCCTCCAGGTGCATGCCGCCGGCAAGCCGATGGCGCCCGACGTCAACCTCGCGACGGTTGCGCAGCGTACGCCCGGCTTCACCGGCGCGGACCTGGCCAACGTGCTGAACGAGGCCGCCCTGCTGACCGCCCGCAACAACGCCCCGATGGTCACCAACGCCGCGCTCGACGAGGCGATCGACCGGGTGATCGCCGGCCCGCAGAAGCGGACCCGGCTGATGAACGAGCACGAGCGGCTCGTCACCGCCTACCACGAGGGCGGCCACGCCCTGGTCGCCGCGGCGATGCCCGGCACCGACCCGGTGCAGAAGGTGACGATCCTGCCGCGCGGCCGTGCCCTCGGCTACACGATGGTGATGCCGGACGCCGACAAGTACTCCCAGACCCGCGGTCAGCTGCTCGACCAGCTCGCCTACATGCTCGGTGGGCGGGCCGCCGAGGAACTGGTCTTCCACGACCCGTCGACGGGCGCCTCGAACGACATCGACAAGGCCACCAAGACGGCCCGCGCGATGGTCACCGAGTACGGCATGTCCGAGCGGATCGGCGCGGTCAAGCTCGGCACCGGGGATGCCGAACCGTTCCTCGGCCGTGACTTCGGGTCCCAGCGCGACTACTCCGAGCATGTCGCCGGCATCGTCGACGACGAGGTGGCCACGCTGGTCAGCTCCGCCCACCAGGAGGCCTTCGACTGCCTCGAGGAGAACCGGGCGGTGCTCGACGAGCTGGTCCGCCAGTTGTTCGAGAAGGAGACCCTCGGCCGCGAGGAGGTGGAGAAGATCTTCGAGCCGCTGAAGCGTCACCCCGAGCGGGGCGCCTGGACCGGGTCGGACACCCGCCGCCCCTCGACGATCCCGCCGATCACCCCGCCGCAGAAGCCGCTTCCCCCGGCCCCGACCCCCGCCCCGCTGCCGGTCGGCGGCGGCGCACCGGTCCCGGTGACGACGGCACCGGTCGACCCGAGCTGGCCGGCACCCCAGCCGCCCACCGGCTGGGTCTCGCCGCCGCAGCAACCCCCGGTCGGCCCCTGGCAGCCCCCGGCACCCGGCGCCCAGCCCGGACCGTGGAGCGGCTCGCCGACCCCGTGGCACGGCACCGACGGTGGTCACGAGGGGTCGGGACAGGGTCACGAGGGGTCAGGACAGCAGCGCCCGACCGGTCCGGACGAGCCGCGGGACGGCTCGCGTGGCTGA
- the hpt gene encoding hypoxanthine phosphoribosyltransferase, with translation MDADAIAGDLITVLYTPEQIQGRVVELAREIDRDYGGKNVLLVGVLNGAVMVMADLCRAMQSHCEMDWMAVSSYGSGTKSSGVVRFLKDLSADIHDRHVLVVEDIIDTGLTLSWLLSNLASRRPASLEVAAMFRKPDAMQTDIDCKYVGFDIPGEFVVGYGLDFNGKYRNYDGLAVLDPRVYA, from the coding sequence GTGGATGCTGACGCGATCGCAGGTGACCTGATCACCGTTCTCTACACCCCTGAGCAGATCCAGGGCCGGGTGGTGGAACTGGCCCGGGAGATCGACCGTGACTACGGCGGCAAGAACGTTCTGCTGGTCGGCGTGCTCAACGGGGCGGTGATGGTGATGGCTGACCTGTGCCGCGCCATGCAGAGCCACTGCGAGATGGACTGGATGGCGGTGTCGTCGTACGGCTCGGGCACCAAGTCCTCCGGCGTCGTACGGTTCCTCAAGGACCTGTCCGCCGACATCCACGACCGGCACGTCCTGGTCGTCGAGGACATCATCGACACCGGGCTGACCCTGAGCTGGCTGCTGTCCAACCTGGCCTCCCGCCGTCCGGCGAGCCTGGAGGTGGCGGCGATGTTCCGCAAACCGGACGCGATGCAGACCGACATCGACTGCAAGTACGTCGGTTTCGACATCCCCGGGGAGTTCGTCGTCGGGTACGGCCTCGACTTCAACGGCAAGTACCGCAACTACGACGGGCTGGCCGTCCTCGATCCGCGCGTCTACGCCTGA
- the tilS gene encoding tRNA lysidine(34) synthetase TilS, whose protein sequence is MARRVLGVATLTVARAVLDAWQDPAHDRSGGWLVGCSGGADSLALAVGAYEACRRADALDRLGAVIVDHGLQAGSAAVAATVRDQLVGLGYRAGSVQVRRVTVDPVRIRTDGLEAAARSARYAAFEDALAAAGGVGRTTDPARPEVLLAHTRDDQAETVLLGLVRGSGVRSLAGIAPRRGTYVRPLLGLTRATLRECCRENGLSWWEDPHNADDRYARVRIRNRVLPALEDEFGGTGSVAAALARTATLARVDADFLDALAEAAEEDVLVSPDRAEAAEAGPRRCTGDLDCAELAFLPEALRTRVVRRWLVRCGAREPGAVHVAAVCRLVTHWRGQLGVDLPGLRVVRRAGRLRCVPPGDVPVPGV, encoded by the coding sequence ATGGCCCGGCGCGTCCTCGGGGTGGCGACCCTCACCGTGGCCCGGGCGGTCCTGGACGCCTGGCAGGACCCGGCCCACGACCGGTCCGGCGGCTGGCTGGTCGGCTGCTCGGGCGGGGCGGACTCGCTGGCCCTGGCGGTCGGGGCGTACGAGGCCTGTCGTCGTGCCGACGCGCTGGACCGGCTCGGCGCGGTGATCGTCGACCACGGTCTCCAGGCGGGGTCGGCGGCGGTGGCCGCGACGGTTCGCGACCAGTTGGTCGGCCTCGGCTATCGGGCGGGGTCGGTCCAGGTGCGCCGGGTGACTGTCGACCCGGTCCGGATCCGCACCGACGGGCTGGAGGCCGCCGCCCGCAGCGCCCGCTACGCCGCGTTCGAGGACGCCCTGGCCGCGGCCGGGGGAGTGGGCCGGACGACGGACCCGGCCCGCCCCGAGGTGCTGCTCGCCCACACTCGCGACGACCAGGCCGAGACCGTGCTGCTGGGCCTGGTCCGCGGCTCGGGGGTCCGCTCGCTGGCCGGGATCGCCCCGCGGCGGGGGACGTACGTCCGCCCGCTGCTCGGCCTGACCCGGGCGACGCTGCGCGAGTGCTGCCGGGAGAACGGCCTCAGCTGGTGGGAGGACCCGCACAACGCCGACGACCGGTACGCCCGGGTACGGATCCGCAACCGGGTGCTGCCGGCGCTGGAGGACGAGTTCGGCGGCACCGGCAGCGTGGCGGCGGCGCTCGCCCGCACCGCGACGCTGGCCCGGGTGGACGCCGACTTCCTCGACGCGCTGGCCGAGGCGGCCGAGGAGGACGTGTTGGTGTCGCCCGACCGCGCCGAGGCCGCCGAGGCCGGCCCGCGGCGGTGCACCGGGGACCTCGACTGCGCCGAGCTCGCCTTCCTTCCCGAGGCACTGCGCACCCGGGTGGTGCGCCGCTGGCTGGTCCGGTGCGGGGCTCGGGAGCCCGGTGCGGTGCACGTCGCGGCGGTCTGCCGGCTGGTGACACACTGGCGGGGACAGCTGGGTGTCGACCTGCCCGGGCTGCGGGTGGTCCGTCGCGCGGGCCGGCTGCGCTGCGTCCCCCCGGGTGACGTCCCGGTGCCGGGTGTGTGA
- a CDS encoding zinc-dependent metalloprotease, whose translation MSSLPRVDWATAAATAARLTPAGPVPAPAEAAAVVADLRDASVRAQAYVRDLTRLAPPGERRTYVVDRASWIRANLASFAEVFTEDPDPSPGLVRPLAVGVTRVREASTGVVAGVVLSALSPRVLGQFDVFHGVGMGVDAGRADPAAGHGRLLLVAPNIHGLTHRLGLAGPDFRLWVCLHEETHRVQYGQAPWLALRLAELVRTAMAAGPAEADEATDAITALMSVVEGHADVVMDEVGPQVIPTLRTIRARFDNRREGRPGLARILGRLLGMEKKLAQYREGAVFCRAVQRSVGVEGFNRVFESAELLPTLVEVRDPDRWVRRVGL comes from the coding sequence ATGAGCTCCCTTCCGCGCGTCGACTGGGCCACCGCCGCCGCCACCGCCGCCCGGCTCACCCCGGCGGGGCCCGTCCCCGCGCCGGCGGAGGCCGCGGCGGTGGTGGCGGACCTGCGGGACGCCTCGGTGCGGGCCCAGGCGTACGTCCGTGACCTCACCCGGCTCGCCCCCCCCGGGGAGCGGCGGACGTACGTCGTCGACCGGGCGTCGTGGATCCGGGCCAACCTGGCCAGTTTCGCCGAGGTGTTCACCGAGGATCCCGATCCGTCCCCGGGGCTCGTCCGGCCGCTGGCGGTGGGGGTGACGCGGGTCCGGGAGGCCTCGACCGGGGTGGTCGCCGGGGTGGTGCTGTCCGCGCTGTCCCCGCGGGTGCTGGGGCAGTTCGACGTGTTTCATGGCGTGGGCATGGGCGTGGATGCCGGGCGCGCCGACCCCGCCGCGGGGCACGGCCGGCTGCTGCTGGTCGCCCCGAACATCCACGGCCTGACCCACCGCCTCGGCCTGGCCGGGCCGGACTTCCGGCTGTGGGTCTGCCTGCATGAGGAGACCCACCGGGTGCAGTACGGTCAGGCGCCCTGGCTGGCCCTCCGCCTGGCCGAGCTGGTCCGGACGGCGATGGCCGCCGGACCGGCCGAGGCCGACGAGGCGACCGATGCGATCACCGCCCTGATGAGCGTGGTCGAGGGCCACGCCGATGTGGTGATGGACGAGGTCGGCCCACAGGTGATCCCGACGCTGCGCACCATCCGGGCGCGGTTCGACAACCGCCGGGAGGGCCGGCCGGGCCTGGCGCGGATCCTCGGGCGGCTGCTGGGGATGGAGAAGAAGCTGGCCCAGTACCGTGAGGGTGCGGTCTTCTGCCGGGCGGTGCAACGCTCCGTCGGGGTCGAGGGGTTCAACCGGGTGTTCGAGTCCGCGGAGCTGCTGCCGACCTTGGTCGAGGTGCGCGATCCGGACCGGTGGGTGCGGCGGGTGGGATTGTGA